The Rhizobium leguminosarum DNA segment TTCACCGGCGCTTTCGCCGGTGTGTTTGCCTTCGATACGTCAGGGCGAGGGAAGGTCGCGGATTTCGACTGGTTTAATTATGACGAATTGTGAGGGCGCATTTCCTGCCTCCCACCCGCACTCGTCCTTCGATGCTCCGGCCTTTGGTCTACGCCCCAGCACGCAAAAAGAAAGCCGGCGCGGGGCCGGCTAAGACGAACGCGGCTGAACAGGGGATACTGGCCGGTTCCAAGCACTTCGTGATTGAACAATAACTTTCACTACATGCCGAGGCAGCGAAAAAGGGGTGCAACGAGAACACCCGGAGACGGCTCCGCAAAGGGGTGGGCGGCGGGGCGGATGCCGGTGCTGGCCTCGGCTTTCTTATCGGACATGAAGATCACCGGATGATGACATCCGAAACCGGCTGCTGCCTTTCTTTTCACCAAAGGGATCAGCTCGTCGCAAAGATCCGATGCCGGCTATGTCAGCGGGCCGCCTGCGTCAACGGTCATGGTGTTAGCAGGGCGCGAATGCTGTGTTCACGTCTCCAAGGATGTCAAAGCGTCATGAAGGGCCTATATAGCGGGCCGAAGTAACACTTAAGAATCCGCAAGAGTATCGTATGGCCCCCATCATATCCGTTCAGAATCTTACCAAGACCTACGCCAATGGGTTCGAGGCCCTGAAAGGCATCAACCTCGACGTCGAGAAGGGCGAGATCCTGGCGTTGCTCGGGCCGAACGGTGCGGGCAAGACGACGTTGATCTCGATCATTTGCGGCATTGCCAATCCGAGCGGCGGCAAGGTGCTGGTCGCCGGCCACGATGTCGTGAAGGATTTCCGCGCTACCCGCCGAATGATCGGGCTGGTGCCGCAGGAGCTGACCACCGATCAGTTCGAGACGGTGTTCAATACAGTGAGCTTTTCGCGCGGGCTGCACGGCAAGAAAGCCAATCCCGCTCATATCGAGAAGGTGCTGCGCGCACTCTCACTCTGGGACAAGAAGGACAATATGCTTCGCCAGCTGTCGGGCGGCATGAAGCGGCGAGTACTGATCGCCAAGGCGCTTTCGCATGAGCCGGATATCCTTTTCCTCGACGAACCCACAGCCGGCGTCGACGTGACGCTGCGCAAGGACATGTGGAATGTCGTTCGGGAGCTTCGGGCCTCAGGCGTCACCATCATCCTGACCACTCATTATATCGAGGAGGCCGAGGAGATCGCCGACCGCGTCGGTGTGATCAATGGCGGGCAATTGCTGCTCGTCGAGGATAAGGCGGCGCTGATGGCCAAGCTCGGCCGCAAGCAGCTGATTCTCGATCTCACAGAGCCGCTCGAGCGGCTTCCGGATTGTTTTGCCGGCAACGGACTGACGCTGGAAGTCGGCGGCAGCTGGCTGACCTACGATTTCGACGCCGACAACGAGCAGGAAAGCATCGCCACGCTGCTGACCCGGCTCGGTGAAAACAATATCCATTTCAAGGATCTCTCGACGCGGCAGAGCACGCTCGAAGACATCTTCGTGGCGCTGGTAGGAGCAGACAAATGAACGTCGAGGCGATCAAATCGATCTATTTCTTCGAGATGGCGCGCACGCGCCGCACGCTGCTGCAAAGCGTCATCTCGCCCGTCATCTCGACCTCGCTCTATTTCATCGTCTTCGGGGCCGCGGTCGGCTCGCGCATCCAGGAGGTGGAGGGCGTATCCTACGGCGCCTTCATCACGCCGGGCCTCATCATGCTGACGCTGCTTGGCCAATGCATCAGCAACGGCTCCTTCGGCATTTATTTCCCGAAATTCACCGGCACGATCTACGAGGTGCTGTCGGCGCCGGTGGCGATGACGGAGATCCTGCTCGGTTACGTCGGGGCCGCCGCTACCAAGGGAATGATTATCGGCTTCATCATTCTCCTGACTGCCAATCTTTTCGTCGACGTCAGGATCGAGCATCCCTTCATGATGATCCTGTTCTTCCTGCTGACGGCGATCACCTTCAGCCTGTTCGGCTTCATGATCGGCATCTGGGCCGGCAATTTCGAGCAGCTGAACCTCATTCCGATGTTGGTCGTGCCGCCGCTGACCTTCCTCGGCGGCAGCTTCTATTCGGTCAATATGCTGCCGCCCTTTTGGCAGGCGGTCAGCCATCTCAATCCGGTGCTCTATCTCGTCAGCGGCTTCCGCTGGAGTTTCTACGGGATCGCCGATGTCAACCCGGCGATCAGCCTGGCGATGATCACGGTGTTCCTGGTGATTTGCCTCGGAACACTCGCCTGGATCTTCAAGACCGGCTACCGGCTGCGCAATTGATCTCTTCCTGAATAGCATCATCGGGAAAGCCGATGATGCTATCGGTTTCTTCCGTTTTTCTTCCGCTTCGACCCGAGGCATCTGCTCTCCCATGCAAATGGAGATGCGAGATGACTGAAATCAGGATCGAAGGTGCGAGTGTGTTGATCGTCGGCGGCAGCTCGGGCATGGGATTGGCGCTTGCCAGGCGCCTGCTCGATGAGGGGGCGTCGGTGACGATCGCGGGGCGCAGTAAAGAAAGGCTTGCGGCGGCTTGCCGCCACCTCGGCGACCATCCGAAACTCGGGACGTGCGCTGTCGATATATCGCGCGAGGAAGAGGTCGCGGCGCTGTTTCGGGATAGCCGACCGGTCGACCATATCGTCAGCACGGCCGCCGATATTGAAGGCGCCTATCAGTTGCTGCCGTCGATCGAGCTTGCCGCAGCGCAACGGGTGGTCGAGAGCAAGTTCTACGGGCCGCTACTGCTGGCGAAGCATGGCGCCGCCCACCTGCCGCCGTCAGGATCGATCACCTTTACGTCAGGTATCGCGGCCTATCGACCGGCGGCGCGCGGATCTGTGGTCGCCGCCGTCAATGCGGCGCTCGAAGGTCTGGTGAGGGCGCTGGCCGTCGAACTGGCGCCGATCCGCATCAATGCCGTGTCGCCGGGATGGGTGGATACGCCGATCTGGAGCGTCGTTGTTGGTGACGCCAAGCAGGCAACGCTCGACGCGATGGCGGAGCGCCTGCCGGCCGGGCGGGTCGGCCAGCCGGAGGATATTGCCGATGCGATCCGCTTCCTGATCGGCAACGGTTTCACCACAGGCACTATCCTGCATGTCGAAGGCGGGCATCGGCTGGTCTGACCGGTGAAAGTTCTTCGCTGGCCGATTGCAGCAGGAGGGCGAGCGCCGGCGGCTGAATGCGCCGGCGCCGCCACGTCATCACCAGCGAAGCGGCTGGCGGTTTGCCCGGCCACGACAATTCGACGATATCGCTACGCGCCGGAGATAGCCCGATCGCGAGGCGCGGGACCAGCCCATAGCCGGCGCCGGATGCAACGAGGCGAATGATCGTCGCAATACTGTCTGCTTCCGTCGCGATGGGCGGCGGCGTCATGCCCGCTTCCGTAAAGGCAGTATCGAACAGGTGGCGATAGACGCAGCCGGCTTCGGTCGCAACAAAGCGGGCGGTGCTCAGTGCCGCCAGGCTATCAAATGAGGATAGCTGCGAGTTGCGGTCTGCGATCAACACCAGCGGTTCGCTGGAGATATGGCGCGTCGCGAAGCGCTGGTCCTGCTGGCCGCGATCGAAGGTGAAGGCGACGTCGATCGAGCCGTGCTGCAATTGCGCACGCAGCTCGCCACTGCCTCCGATCTTGAGTTTGAGAGCGAGGCCGGGGTTCTGCCTGCGGAAGAGAGAGAGCCATGGCGCCAGCCTTTCAGTGGCGATGGTTTCCAATGTACCCAAGGCGATTGATGTTTCGGCACGGCCGGCGGCAACCCGGACGGCAGCCTTCGCCTCATCGTTCAGCGCCAGGATCTCCTCCGCATAGGCCTTCAGCGCTGCCCCTGCCGGTGTCGGGGCGACGCCCTGGCGGGAGCGGAACAGGAGCTCGACGCCGAGTTCTTCCTCCAGCGCCTGTATCTGGTCGCTGAGGCTCGATTGGGCGAGATTGACCTCGGCGGCGGCGCGGGTGAGATTTTCATGCCGGATCACCGCAAGGAATGTCTTCAATTGTCGTGGATTCATCTGAAGCTCCGTGGGCGCGCAGCCGCCTTGACGCAGGATATCAACAAAGCGAAACCTGCTGCAACGCAGGAGAATTTTGGCGACGAGGGGCTCGTCTGTGTTGCGCCTCTTTCCCCTCAAGCGCTGCTGACGAGCAGGGCGCCTGAGATGATGAGGAGGGTGCCGGCGCTGAGCTTCATTATGTTCAGCTCTGCGGCTTCGCCGAGAAACAGGGCGCCGATTGCCAGCGTCACCAGCACGTTGCAGCTCCAGATCGGGGCGAGTTTCGAGACCGGGACGCCGTAAGCGAAAAGCGCAAAGCTGATGAGGCCGGTGCCGACGGCGAAGCAGGCGCCCGCGATGGCGGCAAATCCGAGACCTTGCGCGGTCCAGGGGGCAGGGCGCCAGATCAGCGCGGCGATCAGGCCGGCAAGGGCGCAGGCAGCGCCGAAGGCGATCAGATAGACGGCGGAGCCGGTGGCCGCCGTAGCGCTCTGCTTCTGGAAGATGGCGGTGACGCCCCAGAAAATGGCGGGCAGAACGCCGCCGATGACGATCGGCCAGAGTGAATTCATCGCGAAACTCCTGTCGCACCCATGGGTCAAGGCCTGGCCTCGGGTGAAGGCCGGTCGAACATGCGGTGCCACCAGACTAGGAGTTTCTTTTTGCTCTTTGTGGTCTTGTTGTTGCGCGTGAAGGTGACAGATGCGACCGCTGCCGTAAAGCCGTAGCAACAACGGATCATGAGCACTGCGCCCCCAGGCCTCAGTCGCGCATGCGCAGTTCGTCGGTCTGCATCTGCAGCGAGCCCAGCGTTTCCAGGAAGCTCATGCCGAGCAGGCTCTGGTCGAGCCGGCCGTCCTCGGCTACGCTGGCTGCGACATTGTCGCGGACGATCGGGCCGATTGCCACCTGGTCGAGCCTGACGGGTGCTGCACGGCCGCGACCGTTGGCGGTCATGACGGTCATGGAATAGCTCAGGCGGGAGAGATCGATGCCGATCCGCTCGGCATCTTCGTGCGACAGCGCCACCATACTGGCGCCGGTATCGACGAGCATCTGGATCGTTTGGCCGTTGACAGCGACATCGGCTTCGAAATGGCCGTTCAGCAGCTTGTGCAGGATGATCTCCTGGCCACCCTCGCTGGTGGTGACGACGACGGCGTGGCCGGGAACGAGGCCGGCGAGCAGCCGGTTGCCGACGCCGAGTGCGTCCTGGCGATAGAGATAGACGGTGACGAGCGCCAGGATGATCACCAGCCAGATCATCATCTGGCGCATCGTTTCGCCAATGCTGCGCCGGCTCGCCCAGATGCCGGCCGACAGCATCAGCGCGATCGGCAGCAGATAGATGACGCGGCCGAAGTCATCGCTCTGCAGGCCGAGGTTCCGGCTGCTGTCATTGTTGACGATCAGCGCGGCAAGGCCGATGCCGATCACGGCGAGGAAGACGGTCAAACGGATCATAGAGGCCGCTCCGGCCGGCTGGCGAGGCCTATTTTGATGTGGTTCGACACCGCGGCGCCGCCCGCAAGCCTTGCCGGCAGCAGCGCCATGATCCGTCTTCGCTCGGTGTCGGAGTAGCTCACCCAGCTGCCGATTTCCTGAAGAGTCCGGCCGCATCCGGCGCAAAATCCGGTGGCTGAAACCAGGGAGCAGAGGTGAATGCAGGGTGTTTGCATGAGCGATATATCGGAGTTTCAAAGAGCCGTGGCAAGGGCGCAAAGGCTGGCGATCTCGCAAATTTGCTGCGTCGCGCCTAGCGTATCGCCGGTGTGGCCTGCAAGTTTGCGGCGGATGAATGCGGTGAAGGCAAACCCCGCGATGCCGGTGGCAAGCAGGCTTGCGACCAGCGGCCGCAGGCCGAAGGCAGGCCAGATCAGAAGCGCTGCGACGAGGCCAGCCGAAGCGAGTGCAAACTGCATCGCCGTCTCGTCCGGCTGGCCGGTCGAGGCGGCTACGCCATCGGCCTTTGCCGGCGGCAGCCGCTGCCAGTGCCAGGCGATGGCGCCGCGGCTAAGCGCCGCGACGGCGGGAATGGCAAGGGCCGAAGTGAGCGGCGTTGCGTGGCGGGCGATGGCGGCAAGTGCTGCGGCGCGGATCGCGAAGGAAAGGATCAGCGCTATTGCTCCATAGGTGCCGATCCGGCTGTCCTTCATGATGACGAGGCTGTGCTCGCGGCCCTTGCCGCCGCCAATGCCGTCGGCCGTATCGGCCAGCCCGTCCTCGTGCAGCGCGCCGGTGGCGAGAACCTGGATCGAAAGCGCGATCAGGGCCGCCATCAGCGGATCGGCATGCAGCCCCAAAGCCAAGAGGAGGGCAAGCGCGGGGACGAAGCCGATGACGATGCCGGCGAAGGGAAAAGCGCGCACCAGCCTGCCGAGCCTGCCGTCATAGCCTTTGAACAGCGATTGCGGCATGGGAATGCGGCTGAGGAAGGCGACGGCGCGGGCGGTATCGACCGCAAGGTCCTTGATGTTCATTCTGCTTCGTTCTGCCGTAGGTTTCGGCGTATGGTCGCGGGCGCGCTTTTGGAGTTGTTCGCCTCGTCGGCCCGCATTAAGAGAGTTGCGACCCGCAAAGAAGCTGATTTGCGTGAAAAAAACAAGAATACCCGGATTCATAGGAAAACCGCACAGATGAGCGTTTCAGGCCTGCCGTTCGACGATTTCCGTACCTTGCTTCGTGACCTGCCGGGGCCGGATGCCCGTGCGCTGGCGGCGGCGCGCGAACGCGACGCACAACTGACCAAGCCGCCGGGCGCGCTCGGGCGGCTCGAGGAAATCGCCTTCTGGCTTGCCGCCTGGACGGGCCGCACCCCTGCCGTCAACCGGCCGCTGGTGGCGATCTTTGCCGGAAATCATGGCGTCACCAGGCAGGGAATCACGCCTTTTCCGCCGGCGGTGACGCAGCAGATGGTCGAAAACTTTGCGGCCGGGGGTGCTGCGATCAATCAGATCTGTGTCGCCTATGATCTCGGGTTGAAAGTCTTCGATCTGGCGCTGGACTATCCCACCGGCGACATTACTGAAGAAGCAGCGCTTTCCGAGCGCGATTGCGCCGCGACGATGGCCTTCGGCATGGAGGCGATCGCCGGCGGCACCGACCTGCTCTGCATCGGCGAAATGGGCATCGGCAATACGACGATCGCGGCGGCAATCAACTATGCGCTCTACGGCGGTTCGGCGCGAGACTGGGTTGGGCCGGGCACCGGTTCGGCAGGCGAGATGCTGGAGCGCAAGATCGCGGCGGTGGAAAAGGCGGTGGCGTTGCATGGCGACCACCTCGATGATCCGCTCGAGATCATGCGGCGGCTCGGCGGCCGCGAGATCGCAGCAATGGCCGGGGCCATTCTTGCCGCCCGCATGGAACGCATTCCTGTGCTGATCGACGGTTATGTTGCGACCGCGGCGGCGGCAATCCTGAAAGCCGCCAATCCGTCGGCGCTCGATCATTGCCTGATCGGCCATGTCTCCGGCGAGCCCGGACATCTGCGCTCGATCGAGATGCTCGGCAAGACGCCGCTTCTGGCGCTCGGCATGCGGCTCGGCGAAGGCACCGGGGCTGCGCTTGCCGCCGGCATCGTCAAGGCCGCTGCCGCTTGCCATTCGGGCATGGCGACCTTCGCCCAGGCGGGTGTCACGAATAAGCATTAATGCGGCTGGTCGTTCGCCGATCCGCACTCGGCTTCGCTTGCGCCGCTCGAATGGATTGGGTACCTGCGGATCGGTCATCAAAGGGGACGGCAAAGCCTTTCCCAGTCTGCAAGAGGAGAGCAGCGTCTTGACGAAGCCTGCGGTGACGAAAGAGACCGGATTTCGACATTTCACCGCCGCCGCCGGCTATTCCTGGGCGGGCTTCCTGCGCGTGCTGAAAGAGGCAGCCTTCCGCCAGGAACTCTGTTTCTTCGTCGTTTCGATCGCGACGCTGGCATTGGTGGGGGCAACTGCCGGCGAGATCGTCGTTGCGGTGCTTCTGTTTCTCGGGCTCTTTTCGATGGAGGCGATGAATACCGCCGTCGAGGAGGTGATCGACCGGATTTCACCGGAGATTTCGATTGTCGGCAAACATGCGAAGGATCTCGGTTCCTTCGCGGTGACCTGTATGATCGCCGCCTGCTGCCTCTATCTCGCCTTCGTCCTCGGCAGGCACCTGTTCTTCAGCCCGGCATGATTAGGCCGATAATCCTGCGGGGTTGAATCAGAACATCCTGCTCCAGCTTGATCAGGCAAAACTCTTGCGCTTGCGCGCGACGGCCTGAGCTTCTTCCACAGCCGGCAGGCTCTGGAGCACGCGCCTGGCGGGCAGGATGGCGATCACTTCGGTGCCCTCGCGCAGCTTCGATTTCAGCAGGAACTGTCCGTCATGCTTGGCAAGGATCGCCTGGACGATCGGCAGGCCGAGGCCCGTGCCCTGTTCGGCGCTCTTGATGGCGATCGAGCCCTGGCCGAAAGCTGAAAGGACGACGGGGATCTCTTCCTCCGGAATGCCGGGGCCGTTGTCCTTGATCGAAATGTACTGTCCGCCGCCGGCCGTCCAGCCGACCTTGACGTGGATTTCGCCGCCCTGCGGCGTGAACTTGACGGCGTTGGAGAGAAGGTTGAGCACCACCTGGCGCATCGACTTCTCGTCTGCCCAGATGGCTGGCAGCTGCCGTTCGAATTGATCCGAAATGGCGATGTTCTTGGCGCGGGCGCGCAGCTGGACCATGCCGATGCAATCCTCGGTGATATCGAGGAGCGAGATCGCCTCCTCGCTCAGCTCGTATTTGCCGGCTTCGATGCGGGAGAGGTCGAGGATCTCGTTGATGAGATCAAGCAGATGCTGGCCGGAGCGGTGGATATCACCAGCGTATTCCTTGTAGGTCGGATTGGCGAGCGGTCCCATGACTTCGGCCGACATCACCTCGGAGAAGCCAAGGATGGCGTTGAGCGGGGTCCTGAGCTCATGTGACATGGAGGCAAGGAAGCGCGACTTGGCGAGGTTTGCCTCTTCGGCGCGGCGGCGAGCCTCATCCGACATCGATTTCGCCACCTCGAGCTCGGCAATGAGGTCATCCTTCTCCGACTGGTAGGAGAGGATCCGGAGGTTCGACTTGAAGAGCCGGTCGCTGATATAGTTGAAGAAGACGAGGGTGGTGGTGAAGAGCGCCGTCAGGCTGATTTCGAGGAGGTCGCGCGACAGGCCGCTCTTGACGGCGAGCGCCAGGACCGCCGGCGCGAAGGAGACGAGCACGGTCGGCGTCAGCATGAAGTTCGACATCGCGGTGACGGAGAGTGCGATCAGCAGCGTCGCGCCCTTATAAAGAATGAAGCTTGACGGCTCGCAGCTATCGCAGCCCTGCAGCGCGAATATGGCCCAGCAGCAGCCGAGCAGGAATTGGCCGAACAACAGCAGGCGGCGCCATTTGCGGGCGCTCTCGGGGGTGATTTCCTGCCGGCGCGCACGCCGTCCAAGCAGGATATTGCCGGTGTGACAGATGAGCGTCAGCAGCGCCCAGAAGAGCAATTGCGTATCTTGGGTGAAATAAAGGCCAAGCGCGGTGATGATGACGACGAAGAGCGGCATGATCGTCGCGCCCTGCAGCATCGAGGCCACATACATCTTGAGCACGTCACGGTCGAAGGAGGAATTGGACGCATGACCGGACTGAAGACGTTCGCGCGTCTGCCGCACGGCCTTGGAAACGGCCTTGTTGCGGTGGCTGCGCGACCTGTCGACGATAATCTTGTCGGTCGATGTGCTTACGCCGGTACTCATGTGCACGTTGAAACTTCATCCCAGGGTGGATAAGAGCTTAACCGGCAATTCTTAAGAAGATGTTTGCCATCTTTGCCAAGGATTTGTTTTTTAAGGAGGCGAAAGCGTGACATGGAGCCTGCGCCTGATTCGCGACGGCGTGACCGCTTTTGCCCTGCTGGCGCTCGTGGCGCTGATTGCCGCCAAGCTCAACGATGCAGCAAAAATTGTGCATTCGGGCGCTTTCCATGCTGCCGACGGCGACAGTCTGACACTAGGAGACGAACGTTTGCGCCTGGAAGGCATCGATGCACCGGAGCTCAACCAGAGCTGCACCCGGGCGGCGCGCGAGGCGCTGCAGGGCATGGTTCTGGCATCGGGAACGCTCTGCCAGGGCAGCCGGCACGACCGCTACGACAGGCTGCTGGTCATCTGCCGGAGCGGAGCGGGCGGCGACATCAACGCCGCCATGGTGCGCCGGGGCATGGCCATCTCCTATGGCGGTTATGCCAGGGAGGAGACCGAGGCGAAGGCCGCGAAGGCGGGCCTCTGGGCCGGCACTTTCGAGCGGCCGCGCGATGTGCGCGATCATGCACGCCAGCGTTCCGGTTTCGACGGCCCGCTGCGCTTCATCAGGCGGATCGTCGGATGGGAGTGAAGCCATGACCGACGAAGCCGAGCTGGAGACGCTGCGGCGGGAGATCGCTTCCTGTCGCATCTGCCGCGACACGCCGGCGAAAGGCCTCGAATATCGGCTGCCGCACGAGCCGCGGCCGGTGGCGGTGATCTCGTCGAGCGCGCGAATCCTGATCGCCGGGCAGGCGCCCGGGCTTCGGGTACATGAGAGCGGCTTGCCGTTTGACGATGCTTCGGGCGACCGGTTGCGTTCATGGCTCGGCGTTGACAGGGCAAGCTTCTACGACCGCGACCGATTCGCCATCGTGCCTATGGGCTTCTGCTTTCCCGGCTATGACGACAAAGGCGGGGATCTGCCGCCGCGTCGCGAATGCGCGCCATTCTGGCGACGTAGGGTGATTTCGGCGATGCCGCAGATCGAACTGGTGCTTGTCATCGGTCAATATGCCCAGGCCTGGCATATGGCCGGCGAAAGACAGGGCAATATGACCGAGACGGTGCAGTCGTGGCGCGACAGTCTTCTGTCCAACCGGTCGCCAGCGGTGCTGCCGTTGCCACATCCGAGCTGGCGCAACAGCGGCTGGCTTAAGCGAAATCCGTGGTTCGAGAAAGAATTGCTCCCGATCCTGCAAGATCGAACGAAAATGCTGCTTTCCTGAAACAAAATTCTTTTCGTCGCACGGAATCGAGTTATACAAAGAAAATAATTCGAAAGGACTGTTGTGCGCATGGACCGCCTCGACCGAAAAATACTGCGTCTGCTGCAAGAAGATTCGACGCTTGCCGTGGCCGATCTCGCCAAGAAAGTCGGGCTTTCGACGACCCCATGCTGGCGGCGCATTCAGAAAATGGAAGAGGACGGCGTCATCAAGCGCCGGGTCGCCATCCTTGATCCTGAAAAGGTCAACACCAAGGTCACCGTCTTCGTGTCGATTCGCACTGCTACCCATTCGATCGAATGGCTGCGGCGCTTTTCCGAGGTGGTCGCCGAATTTCCCGAAGTGGTCGAATTCTACCGGATGAGCGGCGATGTCGACTATCTCTTGCGAGTCGTCGTGCCCGATATCGCAGCATATGACGCTTTTTATAAGCGGATGATCGCCAAGATCGAGATTCGCGACGTCTCCTCCGCCTTTGCAATGGAGCAGATCAAGTATTCGACGCAGCTGCCGCTCGACTACATGCTTTTAGACAATGCCAAATCCAACGAGGATTGAAACGCCGTGCGGCCTGCGACCGCACGGCCCGTCTACGGGGATCGGGCTGCCTGAGGCAATCCGAGCACAGCTGAGCACGCCGATCCGCTAAACGCGGAGCCAGCCAGAATGTGGTCGCGATTGCAGAAAAGCCCTAAAAATAGCGAAAAAATGCTCGAATCGCGCCAG contains these protein-coding regions:
- a CDS encoding ABC transporter ATP-binding protein; translated protein: MAPIISVQNLTKTYANGFEALKGINLDVEKGEILALLGPNGAGKTTLISIICGIANPSGGKVLVAGHDVVKDFRATRRMIGLVPQELTTDQFETVFNTVSFSRGLHGKKANPAHIEKVLRALSLWDKKDNMLRQLSGGMKRRVLIAKALSHEPDILFLDEPTAGVDVTLRKDMWNVVRELRASGVTIILTTHYIEEAEEIADRVGVINGGQLLLVEDKAALMAKLGRKQLILDLTEPLERLPDCFAGNGLTLEVGGSWLTYDFDADNEQESIATLLTRLGENNIHFKDLSTRQSTLEDIFVALVGADK
- a CDS encoding ABC transporter permease; protein product: MNVEAIKSIYFFEMARTRRTLLQSVISPVISTSLYFIVFGAAVGSRIQEVEGVSYGAFITPGLIMLTLLGQCISNGSFGIYFPKFTGTIYEVLSAPVAMTEILLGYVGAAATKGMIIGFIILLTANLFVDVRIEHPFMMILFFLLTAITFSLFGFMIGIWAGNFEQLNLIPMLVVPPLTFLGGSFYSVNMLPPFWQAVSHLNPVLYLVSGFRWSFYGIADVNPAISLAMITVFLVICLGTLAWIFKTGYRLRN
- a CDS encoding SDR family oxidoreductase; protein product: MTEIRIEGASVLIVGGSSGMGLALARRLLDEGASVTIAGRSKERLAAACRHLGDHPKLGTCAVDISREEEVAALFRDSRPVDHIVSTAADIEGAYQLLPSIELAAAQRVVESKFYGPLLLAKHGAAHLPPSGSITFTSGIAAYRPAARGSVVAAVNAALEGLVRALAVELAPIRINAVSPGWVDTPIWSVVVGDAKQATLDAMAERLPAGRVGQPEDIADAIRFLIGNGFTTGTILHVEGGHRLV
- a CDS encoding LysR family transcriptional regulator — its product is MNPRQLKTFLAVIRHENLTRAAAEVNLAQSSLSDQIQALEEELGVELLFRSRQGVAPTPAGAALKAYAEEILALNDEAKAAVRVAAGRAETSIALGTLETIATERLAPWLSLFRRQNPGLALKLKIGGSGELRAQLQHGSIDVAFTFDRGQQDQRFATRHISSEPLVLIADRNSQLSSFDSLAALSTARFVATEAGCVYRHLFDTAFTEAGMTPPPIATEADSIATIIRLVASGAGYGLVPRLAIGLSPARSDIVELSWPGKPPAASLVMTWRRRRIQPPALALLLQSASEELSPVRPADARLRHAG
- a CDS encoding EamA family transporter is translated as MNSLWPIVIGGVLPAIFWGVTAIFQKQSATAATGSAVYLIAFGAACALAGLIAALIWRPAPWTAQGLGFAAIAGACFAVGTGLISFALFAYGVPVSKLAPIWSCNVLVTLAIGALFLGEAAELNIMKLSAGTLLIISGALLVSSA
- a CDS encoding TIGR02281 family clan AA aspartic protease, with the protein product MIRLTVFLAVIGIGLAALIVNNDSSRNLGLQSDDFGRVIYLLPIALMLSAGIWASRRSIGETMRQMMIWLVIILALVTVYLYRQDALGVGNRLLAGLVPGHAVVVTTSEGGQEIILHKLLNGHFEADVAVNGQTIQMLVDTGASMVALSHEDAERIGIDLSRLSYSMTVMTANGRGRAAPVRLDQVAIGPIVRDNVAASVAEDGRLDQSLLGMSFLETLGSLQMQTDELRMRD
- a CDS encoding DUF1289 domain-containing protein encodes the protein MQTPCIHLCSLVSATGFCAGCGRTLQEIGSWVSYSDTERRRIMALLPARLAGGAAVSNHIKIGLASRPERPL
- a CDS encoding adenosylcobinamide-GDP ribazoletransferase, with the translated sequence MNIKDLAVDTARAVAFLSRIPMPQSLFKGYDGRLGRLVRAFPFAGIVIGFVPALALLLALGLHADPLMAALIALSIQVLATGALHEDGLADTADGIGGGKGREHSLVIMKDSRIGTYGAIALILSFAIRAAALAAIARHATPLTSALAIPAVAALSRGAIAWHWQRLPPAKADGVAASTGQPDETAMQFALASAGLVAALLIWPAFGLRPLVASLLATGIAGFAFTAFIRRKLAGHTGDTLGATQQICEIASLCALATAL
- the cobT gene encoding nicotinate-nucleotide--dimethylbenzimidazole phosphoribosyltransferase — protein: MSVSGLPFDDFRTLLRDLPGPDARALAAARERDAQLTKPPGALGRLEEIAFWLAAWTGRTPAVNRPLVAIFAGNHGVTRQGITPFPPAVTQQMVENFAAGGAAINQICVAYDLGLKVFDLALDYPTGDITEEAALSERDCAATMAFGMEAIAGGTDLLCIGEMGIGNTTIAAAINYALYGGSARDWVGPGTGSAGEMLERKIAAVEKAVALHGDHLDDPLEIMRRLGGREIAAMAGAILAARMERIPVLIDGYVATAAAAILKAANPSALDHCLIGHVSGEPGHLRSIEMLGKTPLLALGMRLGEGTGAALAAGIVKAAAACHSGMATFAQAGVTNKH
- a CDS encoding diacylglycerol kinase, with protein sequence MTKPAVTKETGFRHFTAAAGYSWAGFLRVLKEAAFRQELCFFVVSIATLALVGATAGEIVVAVLLFLGLFSMEAMNTAVEEVIDRISPEISIVGKHAKDLGSFAVTCMIAACCLYLAFVLGRHLFFSPA
- a CDS encoding sensor histidine kinase, which encodes MSTGVSTSTDKIIVDRSRSHRNKAVSKAVRQTRERLQSGHASNSSFDRDVLKMYVASMLQGATIMPLFVVIITALGLYFTQDTQLLFWALLTLICHTGNILLGRRARRQEITPESARKWRRLLLFGQFLLGCCWAIFALQGCDSCEPSSFILYKGATLLIALSVTAMSNFMLTPTVLVSFAPAVLALAVKSGLSRDLLEISLTALFTTTLVFFNYISDRLFKSNLRILSYQSEKDDLIAELEVAKSMSDEARRRAEEANLAKSRFLASMSHELRTPLNAILGFSEVMSAEVMGPLANPTYKEYAGDIHRSGQHLLDLINEILDLSRIEAGKYELSEEAISLLDITEDCIGMVQLRARAKNIAISDQFERQLPAIWADEKSMRQVVLNLLSNAVKFTPQGGEIHVKVGWTAGGGQYISIKDNGPGIPEEEIPVVLSAFGQGSIAIKSAEQGTGLGLPIVQAILAKHDGQFLLKSKLREGTEVIAILPARRVLQSLPAVEEAQAVARKRKSFA
- a CDS encoding thermonuclease family protein; its protein translation is MTWSLRLIRDGVTAFALLALVALIAAKLNDAAKIVHSGAFHAADGDSLTLGDERLRLEGIDAPELNQSCTRAAREALQGMVLASGTLCQGSRHDRYDRLLVICRSGAGGDINAAMVRRGMAISYGGYAREETEAKAAKAGLWAGTFERPRDVRDHARQRSGFDGPLRFIRRIVGWE
- a CDS encoding uracil-DNA glycosylase family protein; translation: MTDEAELETLRREIASCRICRDTPAKGLEYRLPHEPRPVAVISSSARILIAGQAPGLRVHESGLPFDDASGDRLRSWLGVDRASFYDRDRFAIVPMGFCFPGYDDKGGDLPPRRECAPFWRRRVISAMPQIELVLVIGQYAQAWHMAGERQGNMTETVQSWRDSLLSNRSPAVLPLPHPSWRNSGWLKRNPWFEKELLPILQDRTKMLLS